The Apium graveolens cultivar Ventura chromosome 10, ASM990537v1, whole genome shotgun sequence nucleotide sequence CATCAGATCTCAAAAGAGATATCACAAACCTCATTCGGGAATTCTCCGACATTTTCGCTTGGATCCCGAGAGACATGCCTGGCATCCCAGAGACCACTGATCGATATTCGCTGCACATCAGTAAAGACACCAGGCCTGTGCGCCAGAAACAACGTATATTCTCGGCCGAGAAAAGAGCAGCCATCGACCAAGAGGTCGACAGACTCCTCGACGCCGGTTTCATCGAGCCCGTGCAATTCCCCACGTGGATATCAAACGTAGTTCTGGTTAAGAAAAGCAATGGGAAGTGGAGAATGTGCATTGATTATTCAGATGTGAATAGGGCGTGCCCTAAAGATTTTTACCCTTTGCCCAATATCGACCAACTCATCGACGCCACAGCGGGAAACGAACTCCTGTCCTTTATGGACGCCTTTTCGGGGTATAATCAAATTAAGATGGATTCCCATGACTGGCAACAAACTGCTTTCATCACTCATAGAGGGGTCTTTGGATACAAAGTAATGTCCTTCGGATTAATCAACGCGGGTGCTACTTTTCAGCAGACAATGGATAAAATATTCTCTTCGCAGATAGGAAGAAACATGCTAATATACGTCGATGACATGATCACAAAGTCAAAAGCTACCTCCGACCACGTGACAGACCTTCGAGAAACGTTCACCAATGCAAGGGCAAATAACATGCGACTGAACCCGGCAAAGTGTTCATTCGGCCTTACTGCAGGTAAATTTTTGGGATTCCTTGTTACCCAGAAAGGCATCGAGGCCGATCCAGCTCAGACAAAAGCCATCCTAGAAATGAGCAAACCAAGATCCATTAAAGACTTACAAAAACTCACAGGGTGTATAGCCGCACTTCGAAGGTTCATTCCTCAATCTTCAAAGAGATGCCTCCCGTTTTTCTCTGCAATGAAAAAAGCTTCCAGGTCATCGCAGTTTGAATGGAACGAAGACTGTGAAAAGAATTTCACGGAGCTAAAGATGTTTTTGACAAATCCTCCAGTTTTAACACGACCCTTAACAGGTGAGCCGCTACGGGTATATCTCTCAGCTTCCGACGAAACGGTCGCGGCAGTATTGGTCCGTGTCGATGAGGGAAAAGATATTCCTGTATATTACATCAGCCACTCACTACGAGACGCGGAAACAAGGTACCCTCAAGTCGAGAAACTCGTATACGCTCTCGTTGTCGCGAGTCGTAAGCTACGCCATTATTTTCAAGCAAGGGAAATCCATGTCCTGACCAATCTCCCTCTGAAAAGAATCCTGCACAAGCCCGACATAACAGGCAGGCTCGCAGCTTGGACCATCGAGTTAAGCCAGTTCTACATCGAGTATAAACCTCGAACGGCGATCAAGGCCCAAGTTCTCTCAGATTTCGTCGCCGAATGCCAGTTGCAATCCAAGACGCACAAACCTGAAGAGGACCAGTCTCGTCCGTGGCTTCTGTTCGTTGATGGTTCCTCGACGTCCGGCTCTGGAGGAGCAGGGGTCATATTAATCAGCCCAGGAGGATTCAAAATTCAGCAGGCTCTCAAGTTCGGGTTCTCCGCCACAAACAACGTGGCCGAGTACGAGGCACTCATTGCCGGTCTAAAACTCGCATCCGATCTCGAAGCAGAGGTCATTGACATATTTGGGGATTCTCAGTTGGTTTGCAAACAAATAAGTGGCGAATTTAAGACGCATAATGAAAGGATGGCCCGATATTTAACAAGAACACAAGAGCTTCTTAGCAAATTCCCTTCATGGAAAATGTCAAACGTCGACAGGGAGGAAAACCAGTGGGCAGACTCTCTAGCTAAACTAGCCTCTTCCTGTCTCCCCACTAATCTCAACCCAACATACGTCGACATTTTGGAAACCCCCTCTATCGACGAAATATCAGTCAATCAAATCCAGGCTAGGTTCGATTGGCGCCAACCCTTCCTTGAGTACATTATTGACAACAAGTTGCCTGAGCATAAGTCCGAAGCCCGCACTCTCATGTTCAAAGCCAGGAACTACTGTGTTGTGGGTTCGGAGTTATACCGACGTGCCCTCTCTGAGCCTCTGCTCCGTTGCTTGTCTCCAGAAGAGGCTCTCCAAGCGATCGTGGAAATACATACGGGAATCTGTGGAGAACACCTAGGAGGAAAAACATTAGCCCTCAAAGTTATCCGACAAGGCCTGTTCTGGCCTACAATCCGGAAAGATTGTGAAGATTACGTCAAGAAATGTCAAGCATGTCAGCTGCACGGAAATGTAAACCGTCGACCCACAACTGAGCTGAACTCTATTCTCAGCCCATGCCCCTTTTTCCAATGGGGAATAGACATTGTGGGTCCCTTTCCAAAATCCAAGAATCAGTGCCAATACATCGTAGTCGCGGTGGATTACGCAACCAAATGGGTCGAAGTAAAGCCACTTGCTAAAATACGAGAAAAAGAGATGATAGAATTCTTTATGGAATACATCGTCTTTCGCTTTGGGATCCCCAGAATCTTAGTTTCTGATAACGGCACTCAGTTTGTAGGAAAGCAATTTGAGGAGGATCTGCTCGAATTAAAAGTCCAGCACATCAAAGCATCTGTAGCATACCCCCAAGCAAATGGACTAGCAGAGGTAACAAATAGAACCATCCTACAAGGCCTGAAGAAAAGAATTGAAGAAGTACCCCGATGTTGGGTCGACGAACTACCGAATGTATTGTGGTCGTATAGGACGACTCCCCGAAGTGCGACGGGCGAAACTCCCTTCCGACTTGCATATGGAGTCGACACTGTCATACCTGTCGAGATAAGTCTCAGCTCACCACGGATCGACGTATTCGATCCCGCTCTATCTCTCGTCGGACTCTGCCTTCACAATGATCTGTTAGAAGAAACAAGGGAAGAAGCCCGAATGCGGATGGTTGCCCAACAAGAAAAAACTGCAAGGTACTTCAACAAAAAAGTCAAACCCAAAGACTTCAAGGTTAACGACCTTGTCTTAAGAGATTCCGCAGCGTCACAACCCACTGTCTCAGGAAAATTCAAACCAGCTTGGGAAGGCCCTTATCGGATCTCGAGACTTGTAAGCTCGGGGACCTATGAGCTTGCACACCTCGACGGGAAACCCATCAAAAATGCTTGGAATGGAATTCACCTCAAAAAGTTCTATCAGTAATTTAATCTCAGTTGTAACTTGTTATCTTGAGCCAGTAAAATGCCATTTCAAAAACAAACCCTCGATATAATAGGGGTCGCTACGAGGTTATGATGAACAAATTTCTTTAACTTGGAAAAAGCACAGACTTTCACTTCCTTCGCTCCTTACTTAACTAAAAATAATCATTCATTTCTAAACAAGTGTTTATACAACCACTTCACGACGACGGTCTGGGCAATTAAATCTCTCTCATAATGTAAACACTCGACTACAAATCTAACAAACGACTTAATGTTTCAAACTCGAGACAAATAGATAGCAAAACCAGCCAATACGTAACTGATTACATCATAGAAATAAGTTTAAACAATGGATCGCATACCTTATACTTCTTACAAATCCAGGACCACAGTGATTACTACACTTCTCAAGTTCTGGGACTTCCATGATGTTGGTATCAATAAAGCTCTTAAACACTTAAAAAATGTTTAAATTCAATTACAAAAATCACAGGGCATACCCTGCCTTCACGCGTTACCACCCTTCGATGCCAGGTCACGAAGATAGTCATCAAAGGCATGACCCTCGACGGCAAAACCAGCCTCTTCCATCCGCCGAAGGCATCGTCCATAACCGTCGCCCAGAGCACCAGCGATATCTTCAACGGCTTTCTCTACCTCTGTCTTCAAATCCGCATTTTCTTTCACAATCAACTTGTAGGAGCCATCCATTCCTTCGACCTGTCGAAGCAAGCCTTGGCACTTGCCTTTTTCCTCTTCAAGCTCCCTTTCCACCTCGAGCAGTCGACCCTCGAGCTCCTGTATCCTCCCACTCGACACCTGCTCTGTAGCCTCCATCTCAGCAACCTTTTTCGACAGTGCGGAATTTGCCTTAGTCAAATCAGCCACCCTGTGCTCGAGTTCCGCAAAACCCACCGCAATCTTCTTCTTTTCCCCCTTCAAGGCAGCAACTTCAGCTTCGAGCTTGGAACAAGCCTCACCATCAACATCAGCCTTGTAATCCTCCAGAATATGCATAAAATCGGAAAGAAActgcaaaacaaaaaaaaagggGGGGGGACATGAAAACAGGGTCGGCAACTAGGACTATAAACGACCATGACCGAACATGAAAACAAAGAAACATGCACATTAAAAAGAAAGAGAAGGGAATGAACGTACCCTCCCAGCCCGGCTCTTACATCGATCAACAAGGTCCTCACGCTTCCTCCCATCATAAGCAACCAAGTCCTGAGGTAAGTTAAAGAGGTTAAGTGCCCTCAAGGGCACAGTTGATCCCCCCGTCCATCGCTCCGTGGGCTGAATCTCGACCCTCATCACCTCTTTCTTCGACCGAGGGTCGACGGTCTTCCCATAAACCCTTTCCCCGGCAGTGGCCACATCTTTGTTCACACCATCGAACCCGACCCCCCGGCCTCCAACAACCACTTCATCATCCTCCCTCCGAAACCGCTTTCGAGGGTTGCCCTCCACGCGGACAAGATCTGAAACAACCCTCTCATTGTCTTCAATTACCTTGTTTCCCTGGTCATCAAGCAATTCAATTGAAACTGAATGAGGAACCCCCGACGGTCCAGCCCTGGCCGCATCAGCAGGCTTCCTCGCAGCACGCTGCAATAACAACATCATCGCCTTGTCCATTCCTCCTCGAATCCCTCCGTCTAAAACCTTTTTAAGTGAGGCGCCTTCCACTACAAAGAAACAAACAAAACCATAAGTCAGCCATCCTATATATAAGCACTTACGAAAATTAAAATAAGCAAGAGCCGACAATGACAAGTACAAAAACTAAGTACATAAGCAAAATAAGGGCAATAACAATTAATACATCCCCCTTACAATCGTGCATCCCTAAGAATCCAGAGTCCTTCAAATCTAAGTGCGTATACCATGTCCTCGACCCATGAAACTCATCGAGGTAGGCAGTATCGTGCTTCTCcatgttatttaaataatcaatcgTGCCCTGGCTAACTTTCCCGCAAGGCTTTACAAATTCCAAGTCAGGACCCCCAACGTACAACCATTGCGAGTGATAACCAGAATTCGATGACCTAACACTAACAATCTTCATCCGTCGATGTCGGGAGTCGAAATATACTTGGCCACCATAGTACCGCACACCATAAAtagagaaaaacaatttcaaagTCGGTGATCGACCCTTATCACAGCACAGCGCCACGAAACCACTTAACTGAGCAACAGAATTTGGTGTCAGCTGCCCTAAACCACAACCGATAGCCTCATACATCGTCAGGAAGAACGGATGCATGGGCAAACGAAGACCAAACTGAAACATTATCATCGCAACCCCATGCATCCCGAACTCGGGCATCATCCAAACCCTCTCATCTGCTGTCGGCACTCGGTAACGGTAGCCGTTAGACAGGTCGATGTACTTCTCCAACTTACTCGCAGGGGGGTCGACGGTGATGTAATAACTAAGATAGTTTAAACTAGGTTTGCTCTCAAATTCGATCCTACCTAGTCGAAGACTTTCCTCGACCGTTCTATTCCTAAGTTCCAGGGTACGAGGACTTAAGGGCGGAGAGGGCATAGGACCTGGAGGCACTCCCCTCAAAAACTCATCGCTTCCTAAGAAATCAAAGGATCCACACTGACCTAGGTCCGGGATCTCTAGATTATCCAAGTTCAGAACAGACTCCTCGTCACCCTCCTCTAACGGTCGCTTCCCGGGGTCCCGGTTGGTGGCACTATGCGACGACGACGATGAAGGAAAGTCGGCCATTATAAATCGGTAAACTATAAACACGACCGACCCGCAGATAAAAAGGAAAAGgaatagagagagagagtagaCGACTTACAGTGCGAGCCCAGAACGCGCTGCAATCCCCTTTTAGATACCTGGAGAGGAAGTCGAAGAGGTTAGCCTGGAAACCtgcaaaaacaaaaaaaaaaaacctggaaaaataaattcaaaaacaCGCATGAGCGGATATATACcttcaaaaaaaaaaaagaaaaaaaagaaaagcaTTACGTTTAATTCCTTTCTTTTTTCGGACACACACATTTGACTCCTATCTCGAATTAACAGttatttcttatttttctttTGCTTCGTTCGTTCGTTTTTTCACTAATTTTTCCCTTCATTTCATTATCCTGTCCGGTCACTAACTTTATTCAGGTATCAAGACAAAAACCTCGGAATTCAAAGCGCAAGGGTGGAGAGCACGAAAACGCAAATCTAAAGATATCGCGCAAAGCAAGGAGGGGGACTAATGTTGGACCAGAACAAGACGGCCCAAAGGAATTATAGTTAGAATAATCACAATACATTGtgtaaagcccaagaaggcccaGATTGTAAGGATTGAGCCCATTTGGGACTTAGTATAAATAAAGGACAAGAATCCCATTTGAAGGGGTTGGCTAATTAAGCAAAGAAGATCATCTCCTAAAAATATAGaccaataataataatattattggcACATCAGTACACTTGAGGTTTGATTTCTTGTAAGCAGAATTTCCTTCATTAGCTCCCTTGTGTGCATAAGTTCCAAATTTAGCAGAGGCTGCAAAAGAACCAGACATGGATCCACCAATTTGTCTTTGCCTTTCTTCTTGCTTAACTAAAGAGAAAGCCTGTGAAATAGTAGGTAAAGGggtcatcatcagaatttgactcCTTTCTGCTGTGTAGCTCTCATTAAGACCCATCAAGAACTGCaataattttcttctttgatctcGTTCCTCCTGCAGCTCATGAGCTTCACAAGTACAATTGCATTTACAGATAAAAGTTGGTTCTAGGGCAATATATTCATCCCAAAGATTCTTGAGTTTGTGATAGTATATCTCAATAGACATATCTCCTTGCTCCAAAGTATGAATATCTTTCAGCAGCTGATAAACTCTATGACCATTAATACTTGAGAATTGATCATTAAGCTCATCCCAAATTGTTTGAGCAGAACTAACAAAATCCATGCCATTGCTAATTTCATCAGAAACTGTATTTAGCATCCAACTAATCACCATAGCATTCACTCTATCCCACTGAGATCTCAAAGGTGAAGAGTCTTCAGGCCTAGGTATTGAACCATCAACAATACCTAATTTATTTTTGGCTGATAAAGCTATGCTTAAAGAGCGTTTCCATGGTCCAAAATTCTCAGATCCTGTCAATTTCTTAGCAATAAGAACTAAGCCTGGATGATCTATATTCTGTAAATACAGTGGATGCATATTAGAACTGATCAAATTATCAGTCGAAACTTCCTCTTCTTCAACATTAGCGGTATGTTCGTGATGCTCATCATCACTAATTTGCCTTTGACGTGTCGTAGAAGCTGAAACTACATTAGCATATGTCGTCTTCTTCATTGTTAGAAATCTCCAGAAAATCACTCAATtgttcaagaaaaacaagaattGAGACTGTAATTTCATCAAACACTTACAATGCATATTCTGTATACTACTCAAAACATTTAATCGGCCACAATACTCACTCAAATCAAGACAAACTCCAAGTTAACACTCTTCATATACTAAGAAACACAAGAAACTTCAATGTAGCTATGTCTGCAATCGTTATTCAAGAACATTACGATCTCAGCAAGAGTTGTACAGATTTTACCTCAAATCGTTGCAAAAATATCGCGGAAGTAAAAGAAAAACAGAAGATCAAAGCTCTGATACTCTAAAGAGTTCAAGGCAATCAATAAGTTTCATGAATCTTATCTACATGATACACAATCTTGATGACAAActagagagattgagagagatgACAACGAGAGAGAATGAAACAGAATAAGAGATGAAGTTTACGTACAATCCATTATTTCCGATTAAAAATGAAGTTACAATAGAATAGAATATTTATAGAGGACCAGGGTCACTCTCTTGACTAACAGAATTAGTTACAATAATAAGGGTCTGTTTGGCTATAAGCTATTCTAAGATTATGCTTTAATTCAGGTCTAAAACCACATATTGCATTATACTCATCCTGCTGATTTTGCAAACAAGGTCATTTCTAactttatatataatatatatacacgTCAATCGACCCCCTGTTTTAACCTTTATCCAAATATTTTCTTGCGGCCTACAAATAATATGGGCGCCCGTAATCTACCGGTGTTGCCTAAGCCTTGTAATAGATGTAATATTGTGGAGTTTTAAATACATGATTAAAGTTTATTAATAGATGTAATATTGTGGAGTTTTAAATTCCTGATTAAAGTTTATCAATAGATGTAATATTGTGGAGTTTCAAATTCCTGATTAAAAAATTTAGGAATCATGTACATGATATGTTGAAGGGGTGTTAGGGTTTGGTTGTATTAATTTGAAGAAGATGCATGTATAGTATAGGTCATGTGATTTTATTGCATCTAATCTAATTGTGCAGGCTGCAGAGGTATGCAATACAGTCAATCTGTGGGTTGAAAGGGAGACCCTGGCCTTATCAAAAATATTCTTTCTCCTGATTCAGTTAACAGTGAAGTGAAGTTCAACTTATTGTAGCCAATGCCCTTTATTTTAAAGGAGACATGGAGTTGCCCGTTCAATGCATCTCAGACAAGACAATTTGACTTCCACGTTCTCGATTCCAGCTCTATTAAAGTACCCTTTATGACTAGTAGGGCTGACCAATTTATCAGCGTATTTGATGGTTTCAAAGTGTTGAAGCTTCCTTATAAGCATGGTGCCAACCAAATTTGGGAGGGAACGCCTTCTTTTTACATGTACATATTTCTCCCGGATGCAAAAGATGGGTTATACTCGTTGGTAGACAAAGCTTTCACAAGCGTTGAAGAGTCTGGGTCTAGTCTTGCCCTTTGATTCAAACGACGTTGGCATCAGGGAGATTGTGCATGAACATGCTCTTTGTGTCTCCAAAATGATACATAAATCTGTCATTAAAGTTGATGAAAAGGGCACTGAAGCAGCTGCTGCAACTGTTGTTGAATTTGTAGTTACTACAAGTTGTAGGGATCCAAAAAAATCTTCCAAAGGTCTTGATTAACTTTGTTGCAGACCACCCATTTTTGTACGTCATTATAGAAAACAGTACGGGAAGTGTGCAGTTCTTTGGACCTGTGCTTAATCCTTTAACTCCTTGAATTGCTGGCCTTACTTCTCTAGCTAATAATTATTAGTAGCTTGTTAGAAAACTTTTATCAAGCACTGTTTGATATTCCCTTTATTTAAGGCATCTTGAATAATTTTTTGAAGGGCTCATTATGAAAGAAAGtctaaagttttgattttaaTTCCAATGTTTGCATATGTGTACTAGATTTCATGCTAATACTGAATGTCCTGTTAGAAAATGCTGATCTGCTTCATGCCTGCTTTGAGTTTTTCAATTAGAAATTTCGTTAGTTGTAGTTATTAATCATAGTACGTGTTTCCCCTGTGCTCATTTTTAAAGCCTCTCCCCTCATAAAGATTGTTACTCTAATGTTGAAAATTAGGATGAGTATGGCCTTTTCTACAAACTCGTGATTATAGATGGTTGATCTTTAAAAGCCTCTGCCTCTTGAAGGTTGTCTTGTGACTTTAGGTGGTTGCCTTGATATTTATTGGTCCTCATATTCCACATGCTCGGTGCATTCATCTGCAGACTGTTGCGATTTATGTGTAAATACTGAATGTAGTATATTCCTCTGCAGTCTTTACTGCGTTAGTGTTGTGCTCGCATGTGTGATTGTTTCTACTTTCTATTTAGTTTATATGGAAAATAGTTGTGATTGAGTTATTGTAATTAACAAGTAAATAATATTATAGTTAAATTATGTGTAAACTAAATAGGGGTGTGTGACTGATGCGTGACCTAGACGAAAAGGCTGTTGCTTAAGAGGGTACAGATTCAAGTTTATTTTCTGTACTTTGTCATCAAtaattttcttcttcttttttgttAATCTTGTTAACTTGTTCCGTTATTCGAGGCCCCTAGTATTCGCACTTAAATGTTATATCTTTTTCTACGACAGGTCCCTTTCCATTATAAGTTCCCATAAACAAGTAGCAAAAGAAATTCTCGCGACACCCTTGAACCTATATTTGGCTCGAATCCTTTATAGTGCTCAAGATAATAAAAATCCAACTCGAACAAGTATTAgtaattttatgatttatatcCACATTGATTTTTTTCAGTTTTGTGGCAGCCTTTGCTGTTCCTTCCGAAGGGTTCCCTTGAATATATGTGACAATCCGAGAGTTTCCAGCATCTGCATTAGAATGTTGAGCATGCATTCTTGTCGTGATAACCTGcaatagatagatagatagatacaTGTTGCTCCAAGGGCTCCAAGAACTACCACAAACAAGTTGCACATATGGTCTAGGTTCTTGGTTACATTGAGCCTTTATTAGATCTAGTATCATCTTTAAAAATCCAAGGTCATCAAAGAAGATATTTACCGAGGAGTTTCAGGGTTTGTGTCGTTTTGCACACGGATAGAATGCTGTTGCAGTGTGCTTGCAGTTCGCAGTTAACCTACACGTGGCTCGTAAGATGCAGAGGACCTTGACCTTCTGAACCAAAAGTATGAGCATGATGCATCCAAATCAGATCCACAACTCTCTAACATCAAGATTGTTCCACTTTTCCAAGTATTTTTCAGCACCAGAAGAATAGATGCACCAGTTGGCTGAACTTGCTATACAACCTCAAGACCCTCAAGAAGAGCAGATATGAGAAAATATTCCAGCTCTGACCTATTGGCTGGGACTTAGCAAACACTTCACAGAAGTAACTTCATATCTGACCCATAACAAAAACCATGTAATCTTTCACAAAAACTATCGTTTATTTTTCTTCTCCTGAATCCATTTGTTTCCATTTTCACTTTGTCACTGATCAGCGATACTTAATATCATGCTACCTAAGTTATCGGAGCCATCTTATTTGTGTCTAATAAGCTAAGTAATGCCATCTATCTTCTTCTTTTTTATGAGCTTTGGGAGTATTTTTTCTGATCTTTGTTTTTCTGGAACTGCTTTGCACTTACTGATTATCAAATTACGCTGTAGCGATTCCAAATTAATTAAGAAAGTTGGTTCTTGGGCAGACAAGTGCATAGATTCTGAGTACTGCTGTAGCACACTGAGTTGGAAGTAGTCGCCGTAGGATCTGCTGTATCTTGGCTGATGGTTTTTCTAGGAAGATACAATAGTGAGTAATGAGAATCAGTATAACTTGTTCTCAATCTTTCTATTCTACTCACCTGCTTTTTGGTCAAATTCGTTAAAAAGGAGTTGCTTGTGCGATGGCTCAAGTATTGTGCTGTGCGCACGTCTAAAGTTTTCACTTTTGTACGGAAGAGTTGGTATATTATTGCAAGTATGTGCTAAAGTATTACATaagataattttaaaaaaaaaaaaaatctctTCCAAATGGACAAATGAATCTAAACAAAGCTCTCTTAAGAAATAATATGTTCAATTTAATGAAAACCTTCTAACATCCCGACTAATTGAAAAATAGTTCCACTACAAGTTATCAGGACAAGTGTGTAGAGTAGATAGCACAAAATTGCAACACTGCATTAGGGCACTGGCGAGAACTAGATTTGCTTGGATTGTACATTTACAACTGGATGTTTTTTATCACCCAATAAGACAGCAAGTACGAAAAAAACTGATTGATCCATCTTAATGTTTGCTACATTCTAATTCGATCTAGTCCGTAAGATAAATTCGATCATTCACCCATTATGGGCTGGTAAAAAAGTTTGTAAGCCTCCAAGACTTCCAGGTACCACATTACTTCTCGGTCTGGAAATGCAGAAAGGTCAACAGCTTTGTGGACCTGAAATGCAAAGACAAAACTGTATGAGTAGACGGAAAAAATTTTGTGGCATCCAATAAATCTCTAAGTTGTCCTATACACGTAAAGCGAATGAGCATAATATGAACACGGTCTTAATATGTATAAAAATTGTTCTATGTTTCTATTGTCCATTTATTGCCGTCTTGAGCTGCTGCTTATAGTGTTGATTCAATAGTACTTATTCACTAAGTCACACACAATGCATATCCACCAAGCGTCAAATTCCTTTGCATCAAATCTCAATAGAAATCTCAATATTCGACAAAACTTCTTTCCAAAAGACTATGTCATGACTGTAACCTAAAAGGGGCCTGCAAGGAAAGTGGAAAAGGAACATATGTGACAACTATATACCAATATCCGTAAAGTTTAGGTAAAACGCCTATGATAGCCATgattaattttctggaatttgaTTAAAGTAATTCATCTAAATTACAGTTATGTTCCCTTTCATGCTGATAGAGAATCACAGCCTCAGCAGAAAGATTCTTCATGCATATACAGAAGAAACCACCAAGGTTAATATACATATTAGAGTGTTGCATTACTGAAATTGAAACAACAATATAGGTTGTAGAGAATCTAAAATTTGGATTCCAAAGTTTAAAATTTCCAACAATTATCCCGCAGAGATGGAACAGAATAGGGTGGGAACTGTTTCAGATTAGCAGAGGAAATTGGAGGTTGCATTAAAGATTTTAGAAATAATAATACGGAacaaaattttagaaataataaTACGGAACAACGGAATGGAACAAGGCATATCATATATCGGAATATTTTAAGCAAGCCTTGTTGAAAATGGAATGAGGTTACAAATGAACATCAAAATCAAATGTTAATAAATAGCTTACTCGCTCATAACATTCACATGTCCTTTCATTCTACCCAGTCAAACACGCGGATTAACTGAATTCTAATCTCCAAAactttttattaaaattttttaatttgtCCAATATTTCCGCTATAGTCTTAGGTACATTGACAAAGAGTTAAAGAAGTCCACTCAACAACTTAATTAAGAAGAAATATAATCACGACAAATTCCCCTGCTTTGACTGTAATCAAAGAAACCTGAGGAGAACTATGACATTGATGAAATGAAGATTGAAACATCAATTAgcaaaaagttaaaaattaaacATCTGAATTCTATTAAATTTTAGTTGTTTGGTATTGCTGTATTTATTATCTACTTTCTAATCAAACATCACGAATCAACTTCCCGTTACTTCTCTAAAAGCCTAAAACGTCATATCACTAACCGAATTCATTGTCATATTTAAAATTTTGGGGTAGACACCCCTTAATATTACAACTATAGGCAATGTTAGTTTCGGAGGACTCTAATGCCTTCACCACTTAAATTTCCCCTAAATGTACCAGCATTATCACTTACAACATACAAGTTTCCCTCAATTCACCAATTCATTCTAGGAATTATTCAATACTACACTCTCCCTACATAATATAA carries:
- the LOC141689158 gene encoding uncharacterized protein LOC141689158, with product MDKAMMLLLQRAARKPADAARAGPSGVPHSVSIELLDDQGNKVIEDNERVVSDLVRVEGNPRKRFRREDDEVVVGGRGVGFDGVNKDVATAGERVYGKTVDPRSKKEVMRVEIQPTERWTGGSTVPLRALNLFNLPQDLVAYDGRKREDLVDRCKSRAGRFLSDFMHILEDYKADVDGEACSKLEAEVAALKGEKKKIAVGFAELEHRVADLTKANSALSKKVAEMEATEQVSSGRIQELEGRLLEVERELEEEKGKCQGLLRQVEGMDGSYKLIVKENADLKTEVEKAVEDIAGALGDGYGRCLRRMEEAGFAVEGHAFDDYLRDLASKGGNA